The region CCCCTCGCTGCTGCtggccgggccgccgccgggcgccgcgCCCTCGCTGCTGCTGGCGCCGCTGGGGGGCTCGGCGGGCCTGGCCGGGGAGCCGCCCGGCTCCTGTGAGTACAAGACGCTGCTGGTGAGCGGGCTGAGCGCGGCCCTGCCCGACCAGCTGCTGGAGGACGGCCTGTTCCGCCTCTTCCAGCGCTTcgcgggggggggcgccggggACATCAGTGTCAAACTCTCCCACACACCCGAGCTCGGCCGCGTTGCCTACGTCAACTTCCGACACCCCGGGGATGCCCGCGACGCCCGCCGGCACGCCCGGGCTCGGCAGCTGCTTCTCTACGATCGGCCCCTCAAGGTGGAGCCGGTATATCTGCGCGGGGGCCGGAGGAGCCGCACGCCACCCCCCGCGCCCTCTCCGGAGCCCCTGGGGTACCTGCCACCCATCCACAGCACCTACCAGTACAAGCAGAGATCGCTCTCTCCTGTCACCAGCCCCTTGCTGCGGGAGCCGCGGCCCAGGCACGCTCACGCCGCGGCCGCCGCCTTCGCTTTGGAAGCGGCCGCCATCGGGCTCTCCCGGGAGCGGGAGAGGGCCCTGGATTACTACGGGCTGTATGACGAGCGCGGCCGCCCTTACAGTTACCCCATTGTGGCTGAGGAAGACCTGATGCCAGAGGACGATCAGAGAGCGACCCGCAACCTCTTCATTGGCAACCTGGACCACAACGTCTCGGAGGTGGAGCTGAGACGTGCCTTTGAGAAGTATGGCATCATTGAAGAAGTGGTGATCAAGCGCCCTGCCCGGGGCCAAGGCGGGGCTTACGCTTTCCTCAAGTTCCAAAACTTGGACATGGCGCATCGGGCCAAGGTCGCCATGTCGGGCCGCGTTGTCGGCAGGAACCCTATCAAAATTGGCTACGGGAAAGCCAACCCTACTACCAGGCTCTGGGTGGGTGGTCTTGGTCCAAGTACTTCCTTGGCTGCCCTGGCAAGGGAGTTCGACCGCTTCGGCAGCATCAGGACTATTGACTACGTGAAGGGAGACAGTTTCGCTTATATCCAGTATGAAAGCTTGGATGCTGCCCAGGCTGCCTGCGCCCAGATGAGGGGCTTTCCTTTGGGCGGGCCGGAGAGGAGACTCCGAGTGGATTTTGCCAAAGCAGAAGAGACAAGATACCCGCAGCAGTACCAGCCTGCACCGCTCCCCATGCACTATGAACTGCTAGCTGATGGGTACAGCAGACACAGAAGCCTAGAGCAAGACTTGAGGGTGCGAGATAGGACTCCTCCGCATCTCCTGTACTCGGACAGAGACAGGAGCTTTGCAGAGGCAGACTGGGCCAGCCCTGCCAAAAACGCTGAACGCCGAAACAACTTGGAAAGCTACAGCCGATCGGTGCGTAGCCGGAGCGGAGAGCGCTGGGGCAGCGACAGTGATCGCAGCGTGCCCAAACCATGGGAAGAGAGGCGGAAACGCCGGAGTCTTTCCAGTGACCGCGGGAGGACTACTCACTCGCCTTACGAGGACAGAAGCAGGACAAAGGCCAGTGGGCCAGCTTTAGACCGCAGCCCAGACAGGGCTCGCAAGGAGAATCACACTACAGAATCCGGAGCCGAGAAAGAGCCGAGTAACTCCCTGCAGAACAATCGTCATGCGACTGAGGAGAAACCCCATCGTGAGGCATCCGATGCTCCCCAGCCTAAAAAAAGGGACAGCGAACGCAATCATCGAACTGGTGAATCGGAATCAAAAACTCACGAGGAGCCAAAATCTGAGACCAAAAAGCTAAAGAATTTATCGGAATATGCTCAGACGCTGCAACTTGCTTGGAATGGGCTTCTTGTGCTAAAAAACAGCTGCTTCCCCACCTCTATGCACATCCTGGAGGGAGACCTCGGTGTCATCAACGGACTCCTTAAAGACCATTCATCCGGCGGGAAGTTAACGCAGCTCAAAATCGCTCAGAGACTTCGGCTCGACCAGCCCAAGCTGGATGAAGTAACTCGCCGTATCAAACAAGGCAGCCCCAACGGCTACGCTGTGCTCCTGGCAACCCAATCCGCCccggcaggggcaggggctgaggggacCTTCCCTGTTGTAGAGCCTGGCTTGCAGCGACGGCTTCTCAGGAATCTGGTCTCCTACTTGAAACAGAAGCAGGCTGCTGGGGTTATCAGCCTGCCCGTGGGAGGGGCGAAGGGCAGAGACAGCACAGGCATGCTTTACGCGTTCCCTCCTTGTGAATTCTCTCAGCAGTACCTCCAGTCAGCACTAAGGACATTGGGAAAGTTAGAAGAAGAACATATGGTGATAGTTATAGTCAAAGACACTGCCTAGCCCACACTGTCTTTTCAAATTCCATGTTTTCTTTGTGTGTCACACAACCCAGTTGTTTTTAAGGCCGATCATTTTGGTGGAGGCTCAAAACACCTCGACCAAAGTGGTAAGATTTTTAgttctaattaattttaatacCATTTAAATAGAGCCCATTTTATTCGTTTTTAATATGTGACACTGTCCGCTgttgttctgtatttttattttttaactgtatgAAAAGTTGTCAGTAAAGCCTTGTTCACTGATGGATTTCTAAACTTGTGCAGTATCCTAGTTTTTATGGCCCAGGAAGGGCTGGTTCCCTGTGCTGTCAAGAGCCAGAAGGTGATGGTCCCAACCCGTTTCAGTTTCTCAGACCCCAGCCTCCTGCACCTCCTCTGTCTCTTTATATGTGTCCTGCAaggtgggagggggaaagggggggggggggggggaaggggtcTTGTTTGTGCTGTATGAGAGACTGAAAGGTTggttctgtatcttttttttttttttttgtcctgtttgctttttaatttcataaattgGAGTCTTGATGCATTCCTGTTGGTTCTCTGTCTGAGGCTAGAAGCTTCCCAGGAAGCCAGCTACCAAGGAAGCAAATCCTGATCGAGAATAGAAGTGGGTTTTATACacaacaaaaaaatttcagttaataCTTGGCAAAAAGTTTGCTACTAAGGAGTCAACTCTGTATTCAACTCTGTGAGGTTTGAGAGCACCCAATACACGTCTCAGTCAGAAGTTCTTAGGTAAAACAAAAATGAGGCTTGAGAGTTCTGTTttttagaatagaaaaaaaaaacaagcaggagaaaaaaaaaaaaagtcatttaaggGGGAACCCTCTTGGGCCTGTATTAGATGTAGACAAGCAAATGAAGGGCACAGAGGGTTTTGACGAGCTGTAGGTGCCCATTTGTGTAGTCGATCATGTTGCACTATCTGAAATCCTTCATTGAAAGATAAACGGCAAAATTTTTTTGCTAAAGTTGAAACTTGTTTGCAGGCttacaaaaaaaagagagaaacacgTCTGGCTGAAAGCATGTTGTGTTACCGCAAGTAAGCTGTGACTGCAGGAAACACTAAGAGATCAAAATTTGAAATTTAAGATGGGGTGGTTCCATCACCTTTTCTATCTGTGGTATGAGACAGTTGTTCAGGAGAGAAGGCAGGACATCTGCAGCTCTGATGGCTCAGTAACGTCAGGATGCGGTAACCAGTTGGAGTTAAAATCCACACTGTTCAGTCtggggatatttttattttttaaaatgatgccTGTAGATTTTAGGAGGCTTACAGAAAATTGTGTGGTATTAAAAACACtaaattttaaagtttctttaaatTTGCAGGTGGGGGTtcttttgttgtggggttttttttgttgttttggtggtAAGCAAGTGAACAAAATCCTGGGAGAACCAGAGTCTTTCTTGCACCAGTCTCTCTGACCGAGCAGGCTCACTTGCTGGCAGCTGCCAAAGGCCCTTTTAAAACTGTGCTCTCAGGTATGATTGGTATTAAAACCTATACAGCAGGGAGCATAACTCAGTCTAATgatgcttttattcttttctatttttttgacCCTGCAATTTCACAGTAGGGACATCATCAGCTGATGATGTGTGAGCGGTTGCTTAATTTAATAATGTATTGATATCAACAAGtatgggttggtttgttggttttgtttgggtttttttttttaacatttaatacTGTGATTATATTAAAAGTAAATCTAATGAGTTAGTGTGATCATGAGGGGGTTAGTATTTCACTTGATGATGCATCTTCTGTACCCCAGAAAACTTAATTCTGTCCGTAAGGGCCCGAGTACAGCTACAAGGCCATGGAGGGTTTTGTGCACGGTGTGTGGGCATGGTTCAGTGAGAGGTGAGCTGGCTCGTCTGCTGGGAGCAGCGGGGCTCCAGGAAAGCCAGTTTAGGCCGTGGGAGCAGAGGAGcaactgcagctcccagcagccaAGCCGTCTCCAGGCTCCCTGCACTGGGTACGCACCACGGCCTAGGATAGCTGGGCTGCCCCTGGTTTTACACGGTTACAGGGACACTGACTTCTTGTGACCGAGTCCCCAATGCTGTTGTAATGTAGACAGTGCCAAATGTCAACAATTGTAACCGTTAAGTGTTATCTGAAACCAAGTGCTATTAAATACCCCTTATGGCCAGAGTCATAGAGTGATTAGAGCTTTTTGTCAGAGTATCTACGTGTTGGAGATGTCCGTTCAGTCTGAGGCAGAGCGCGTGGTGGTGCAGTAACAAATGCCTGGCTGGCTTCTCGCTGGCAGGGAGCTGTAGCTGGTGCTGCAGTGGAGTGGccttgtctgtgtgtgtgtgtgtgtgttatgatGTGTGAATGCGAGGAagcagaaggggggggggggggggaaaaatcaaTACATGATAAAAGCTGCCACTGCTTGATGGCAAAGCCAGGGAACCACCAGAAATCCCCCATCTCCCACTTTCCGTTTGAGACAAGTAAATAAtgcagggtggggtttttttagaagataAACATTGTCAGATTTTTAATGATGAGATTTCTGTTCCCAGTGAAGTGGCTGACGGTTGGGACCATGTGTACATGAATGGACCAACAAATCTCCCTCCTATGAACAAATTAACAGGTATAAAGGAGAAGTCAGAgcgtttaagaaaaaaaaaacacctgggagagaggcagcagcagctccctgacCTGATGACCTGAGccttcccagctccccagcacacaAGTGAGCTACAGCCATTGCTTGAACAGACCCTGCTGAGGCCAAAGGCTCCTGTCCTGTAGTCCTGCCCGCCATCCCATCTCCTCACAGGCTGCTTCCAAAACAGGCCTGAAAAAGGGTAGAGAGTTACAGCAAAACAACACTACAGCTGTAACTTACAGCTTGCAAGACTTGGCCCTTAAATTGGGATGGGATGCAGTTCTGGGGAGACAGTACACGGGGCGATGGAACACCACAGTCCTAGCTGGGAGGCCTCAGACACATGATGATGGTGGATGATGGTGGGTATAatggcagggggaggggggtgagTGGGGGTCTTTCAGCCCGGTACTACAACAGCAGTAAGGTAATTGCAACAGGGTAATCGTTTCTGTCTCTTGGAGGGTGATCTGAAACTTGAAGTGGGACCAGGGTGTGAGATGGTGGATGGGGTGGTCTGAGAGCATTGAGCTGGAGTTGCTCcgttatttatttttttttttttaaacacccaTTCATTAAATGATCTGTCTTACAAAGCCTCTTTTTAACATCATTTGCTGGCTGTCTTTGCTACAACAGAAATACGGGCAGCCCCAGGTGCCCAGCATGTGCATGCAACCAGTGCTGATGAGCCCATCATACCTTTTTACCCTTACCTAACACACAGGTTAAACTCCTGACCAGCCCTGAGATTTCTACCCTGCTGTCCAAGCCATGGCCTATATGAGATTTTTTTAGAACCACTGTGCTGCAGGGCTACGTGTACAACCTCCTAGGTTGCTGGCATGATGACTACTCAGACTGTACTCCACGGAACTGTATTGCAGTGTACCAAATGGGCTGAGCAGTTACTCGTGGTTTGGTGAGAGTGAAGAGGACTGTGCTGACACGAGGGCACAGGCTGGTGCTGGGCTACTCTCCACTCACAGCACAGGAGTAAATGCAGCATCCTTTCTGCAAAGGCTCCCCTTGATTGTAGAGAATGAGGTGTCCTGCCAGCTGGCTAAGCCATACATTTAGACACCCCTTAGCCAAGGTCTGTAATGTCTGCATAGGAGAAGAAATACCATATGGCATCACATCAGCAATATGCTGATGAAGATTATAGGCCTTTTCCAAAAGTCATGCTTTTAAATAGATTAAATAATGATCCCAGGAGAAGAGGTGATTTTCCAAATGCTGAGATTTCCCCCCATCCCAAGTAGCTGTAAGATTACGGCGTGACAGACAAATTCCTGCTAGTCCTCAATTCTGAATCCTCATTTTGCACCCAGCCTGTCATTCCCCAGCACTCTCAAACGATGCCCTGCAAGAACAAAGGAGGCAGCCCGGGGTGCAGGCAGCCTCCCCCACCGTTATTTAACTGCAGCAGCTCTGCGCTAAGCAAGCGGAGGCCGAGTCTGCCCAGGACAGGCAGAGGGGGCTGCTTTAGCAGGCTGGGGTGAGCGGCCGCAGGATGCAGCTGCTGGACCTGCCTCCGCAGCCACAGGCTAAGGCCCGAGCACGAGTTGGGATAGGtgtgggaggggagggatggCATATCCTTACAGTGGCCCAGTTTCAAGTCAAATTTATAAATAGAAGCTCCATCCTAGATGTTCTGGTTCTGTCTCTCAGAACAAGCTGGTAAATGTCTCTGAGATGGCCAGGCCCAAACCAGCAACAGCTGCAGCTGATTATAGCTGTGGTGTAATGCCAGAACAAGATATGGACATCTGGCACACCACCTCCCTCGGAGTAGTTGAGTacatgctttgtattttttttttcctcctcctgggCAGCACATTTTCTAAGGTAAAGTTGCATAAGATGTTTTTTGATAAGGCTTCTGCAGCTGTTGGATGGCATATTCGATTTTCTCATTTAATCAGAATGTGGCTCCAATTGCTGGTCCTAAATGCTGTAGTAATCGCAACTTGTTTGTCTTTATCGACTCTGTAGGGTACAATTATCCATTTTAAGTTGCAGCAgaacctttctttttaattattaacaaGCAGCCTTGGGTAAATGTATTAAGTAGATGCAGTgctggaggaaagaaaagctaTCCCTTCTcttggttaaaaagaaaatccttcctCTTCAAGCAATGAAACCGTGAGTTGAAATGAGTACAGTTCTTGGTGGAAGACTTGTTGTAGTGTCAAGGAGTGAGAAGCCTCCAGTTCCCTGTTCTGCCTCAAACCCTATTCTGAAAGTGGCTAAAAGAGAGAAAGGGTAAGAAGTTGAGTGGATGTTACCTGAACACCTGGGAATAAAAAGCACACTTGGTGGCCTTGTCCAAGCAAGCAGTGAGCACGCTTACCTTCCAGTGCTGACTCACAGAACTAATCTATGCAGTTGTGTGCTGTACAGTGAAATCAAACACTCAACTGCAATTTTTTTATCCCCTTCTAAGGGCAAGGCCTCTTGTCATGTACAAACAGGAGCACCTCATTTGCCTTCTGCCGGTATAGCCACAAGGCAGCCTAGGGAATGCCAAACCACACGTGGATGAGGAGGCCCAGTGCTGCTCCCGCCTTCTGACACACACCAGCAAGGTGGTGAGAGTTCCCTGCAAGTCACCGCGCTTCCTGTCGCTGAACCGCACAGCAGATATTCTGGAGCATCCTGAAACAAAATCACAGCCTGGCATCAGCAGCACCTTCCCCCTCCCACACGGCGCAGTGAGGATGCGGTGCCGTGCTGCCCACAACCCCACTGAGAATTCAAGGCTGTCAGCCAAACCAACCAGGTGGATTTGAACCCACGGGTGCTGCGAAATGTCCGTCGGGCAGCTCTGGGAGTCCCCGTGGACTGGAGCAGCGGGTGGAGCCTGCACTCTCAGAAATCTCACCCTGTGTTTACTTTGCCCTTCCTTATTGCACCGGGCCACGAGCTGCACCTAGCTGCTGGCTGGCTGAGCTCCTCAGGCCTGCAGAACACTGCTTTGGCACAGGTGGCAGAGAAATGCATGGCTACAAATCACAGCCATAAACAGAGACAggatttgtatttaattttttaataaatacactttacattaaagaaaaaggcCTTCAATTTGTAGTTTCCACACAGAGGGcaagagggggggggggcaggggaggaaaaaaaaaaaaattaaaaaacttgaACCACAAAGGTCGGGGGGGAGAAAGAGGGCTCAAACTTCAATCCCAGATCCCCATGTTTTCAGGAATACCAGGCTCTGACTAGCCAAGCCAGGATTTCAGCCTCCCGCTATAGCTGGTATCACAGCGAGAATCTCTGCTTTAAACAGCCTGTACTTTCAGTTACCAAACACCCCCAGGGCTCTTCCCAGGCCCACTAGCAAGTACTAAcacctcttgctttttttttttttaaaaataaaatcatatttaaaataaaaatattctcactCCTCAACAATATTAGAAACCATGATCCTCTTATTTCACTTAGTAGTTGCATAAAAATGCCGCctcttttaattttaaacaatttttctcCCCCGGACCTACCCCATGGTAACAAGGTACTACAGGAATACAAAGTTCATCCCCTCTTTACTAGAacacctgcctttttttttttttcttttttcattttatataaaacTATTTCTGTTCTTTAGGAAAGAACtttatacaaagaaaatatattgtgaAATATCTTCAGAAGTTTCCTTGAAGAGGAGAGTCATCTCAgcctaaaataaaaaa is a window of Strix uralensis isolate ZFMK-TIS-50842 chromosome 10, bStrUra1, whole genome shotgun sequence DNA encoding:
- the RBM15B gene encoding putative RNA-binding protein 15B; amino-acid sequence: MKRGSERDSSPPGAGGGRAAAAKRPRERERESSSRRGPHRSSGASRSSRDKSTPGGGSGGGGGTTSGGSGGGGSSSRSHRGDERAGGGGGGDSNHRPAGSGSASGARGGSQAAPSSSSSSSSSSRALGVPKAKALPGAVVAPSLLLAGPPPGAAPSLLLAPLGGSAGLAGEPPGSCEYKTLLVSGLSAALPDQLLEDGLFRLFQRFAGGGAGDISVKLSHTPELGRVAYVNFRHPGDARDARRHARARQLLLYDRPLKVEPVYLRGGRRSRTPPPAPSPEPLGYLPPIHSTYQYKQRSLSPVTSPLLREPRPRHAHAAAAAFALEAAAIGLSRERERALDYYGLYDERGRPYSYPIVAEEDLMPEDDQRATRNLFIGNLDHNVSEVELRRAFEKYGIIEEVVIKRPARGQGGAYAFLKFQNLDMAHRAKVAMSGRVVGRNPIKIGYGKANPTTRLWVGGLGPSTSLAALAREFDRFGSIRTIDYVKGDSFAYIQYESLDAAQAACAQMRGFPLGGPERRLRVDFAKAEETRYPQQYQPAPLPMHYELLADGYSRHRSLEQDLRVRDRTPPHLLYSDRDRSFAEADWASPAKNAERRNNLESYSRSVRSRSGERWGSDSDRSVPKPWEERRKRRSLSSDRGRTTHSPYEDRSRTKASGPALDRSPDRARKENHTTESGAEKEPSNSLQNNRHATEEKPHREASDAPQPKKRDSERNHRTGESESKTHEEPKSETKKLKNLSEYAQTLQLAWNGLLVLKNSCFPTSMHILEGDLGVINGLLKDHSSGGKLTQLKIAQRLRLDQPKLDEVTRRIKQGSPNGYAVLLATQSAPAGAGAEGTFPVVEPGLQRRLLRNLVSYLKQKQAAGVISLPVGGAKGRDSTGMLYAFPPCEFSQQYLQSALRTLGKLEEEHMVIVIVKDTA